In Spirosoma pollinicola, the genomic window ATATCAGCCGATGGGCCACCATGATTGATCAAATGCAATCGGATGGCCTGCATCATCAACCCCTGAATTGTTGCCTGGTAAACCTGCGTTTTGTCTAACCGGGACTGAACGTCATCGGTCAGATCGAGAACCGTATAGTCTGACCCGATCTTGTTTATCTGAGCCGGGAAGCTTTCGCTGCCGGTCGAATCCTGTATTTGTATGAGTTGATCGGTATCGCTGACGCCATGAATTGCGCCAACATCAAGCAACCAGCCTTTCTCTGTATTGTATGTCGCCGAAACCCTGAGCGTATCAGGGTCGAGGGGGCGATTTAGAAATCCCCGGTTCAGTAGCAGGTCATGTTCACTGCCAACTACGTATACACGTGGTTGTTGGTCGAAACTAAACCGCATGTACTGGCGTACCCGGTTGTGCAGGTCCCGGTACGACACATCACCATGAGCGGCATTGAGCACGGTTAACAGATTCTTCGTGAAAATACCGTCTCCATTTACTTCTACCGCACTTTCGTCAGACTCACAGGCGGCCATCTGGACATGGTCGCCCTGGGGCATGGCCACTTCCAGACCCTGTTCGTTGATCTGTTCGGCAGACAGGACATTGTGGAAGAAAAAAGCCTCGTACGGTCGGCAGGGCGCCGACTGCGATAAGCGTCTTTCGCGAACATCCTGCCCGGCCATTGCTTCGGTCAGTAGATCGGCGGCCCGGGTATTGTCGCCGGAATGGCAGCAATCAAACAGGGTTACGACATGCGCACCCGTAGCGCTCAGGGGAGCAATCAGGTAGCGAAGTTCTTTGTCGGTCAGTAAAAACTCCCAGGGCTTTGTTGTTTGTGCATCATGGCAAACCAGGCACTCAAGTTTACCATCCGTTTCTGTAGTCCATATAGACCGGTCGGCTTCTTCCTGCGCCCCATGCCCGGCAAAATAAAACAGGATCGTATCGGCTGGCCCGGCCTGGGCAAGATGTGTCCGGAACCCATCGATCAGAGCCGCCTTTGACGCTTCGTTATCGGTAAGCAACCGTAGATTGAGGGTAAAGTCGGGTAAATTTTGCAGGTAACGGGCAACGGCCCGGGCATCGTTGGCAGGCCCTCTCAATGGCCTGACTCGTTCATAGGCCCCTACACCTATTACCAGGGCATAAAGCGAAGGGTTGTTTCCTGACGGGCTTGATTCGGTAGTTATATGGCTCATGGAAAGAGGTTTATGAACGTGCTGGATGATCTATGCGGACTACTGATGTAAAAGTAAGCTACTGATCAAAGATACTTTTTCGACAATCGGCCAAGTTGATATGACTTTGGGGCAGGCCCAATTCAGTACTGTTTAGTCATATACTCTGACGGGGTTTTCTCGAAAAAATCTTTGAAAACCGTACTAAAATAGGCGGGGCTTTCATAGCCAACCATATAAGCTGCTTCAGACACGTTGTTGCCCTGGCGCATAAGTTGCACCGCTCGTTTCAGCCGATACTGCCGAATAAAAACAGTGGCGGGCATATTGACAAGAGTGGTTAACTTTCGATGCAGCGTTCGGCGGCTCATACCAATTTCGCTGGCCAGTTCATCGACCCCGAAAGCTCTATCGTCAAGTCGCGCTTCAATGAACTTATTCAATGTATGAATAAAGCTGTCTTTTTGCGCTTCCGTCGCTACTGTGTTTTCTGAATGGGTGAGTTGATTGTAATAGTGTTCCCGTAACTTTCGTTGCCTGTCAAGCAGGTTGTGGAGCCGTAATTTGAGTTCGTCAATATGAAAAGGCTTGGTAATATAGTCATCTGCTCCATGCTGAAACCCATCAATACGGCTCGGCTGCGATACTTTCGCGGTTAACATCAGCACGGCAATATGATCGGTCTCCGGGTTTATTTTAAGTCGACGGGTCAGTTCGTAGCCATCCAGTCCGGGCATCATGATATCGGTAAGGATAACATCCGGGAGTTCATTGCGGGCTATTTCCCAGCCTTCAATACCGTCGTTGGCCGTTATTATCCGATAGCTTTGGGCGAGTTCAACAGATATAAAGGTGCACAATTCCTGATTGTCCTCCACAACCAGAATCAACGGCTTGTCCTTTTCGGATGAGGGGTGAGTAACGGGCGAACCGAACGAACTCTCTACCGGCAGGGCAGGGGCTGGCTGTGTCGTTTCAACTTCATGATTTAAGACAGGGGAAAGGGGCAGGTCAACCAGAAACGTTGTACCCGAGGGTTGATCCATGCCATACGGAACACTATATACGCTTACACTCCCGCCCATGAGTTCGGCCAGTTCTTTCACCAGCGAGAGGCCAATGCCCGTTCCAGGAGTAGACACATAAGTCGATGACTCCACCTGATAGAACCGGTTGAATACGTATGTCAGTTTTTCGGGGGCAATACCGATACCTGTATCCAGTACGGTCAGCTGTATACGATCCTTATGGCTGGCAAGGCGAACGTGTATGGAGCCCTCCTTCGTAAACTTCAGGGCATTGGAAAGTAAATTATGGATAATTCGCTCTACTTTATTGGGATCAAAATAAAACAGGGATGTTAACTGACACTCGTAGGACAAGCGCAACTGTTTCTGTTGCGCAATTGGCTCGAAGGCACGAACAACCTGTCCTATAAAATCCCCCAGGTTAGCGGCTGATTGTACGAGGGTTAGATGCCCTGATTCCAGCTTAGCCAAATCCAGCAACTGATTGATCAGCTGCAACAGCAGCTGCCCGTGTCGTTCAATACTGCGTAATCCTTCCTGTAAGTCAAAAGGCTCGCGGTATCGCTGTATCAACTGCTCCACCGGCGAGAGAATCAGCGTGAGTGGTGTACGTAACTCATGCGTGATGTTGTCGAAAAAGCGGGTTTTCAGGGCATCGACGACTTTCAACTGGTTGGTTTCCCGCATCTGCCTGATGTGTTGTACCGTTTTTTCGATGGTTACCTCCAGATCCGAGAAATCAATCGGTTTACAGATAAAATCAAAAGCGCCCCGGTTCATCGCCACGCGAATGTTTTCCATATCGTCGTAAGCCGATATAATCACTGTGCCCAGTAACGGATTTAGTGCGGGTAGTTGGGCGAGAACAGTCAAACCATCCAATTCCGGCATGTTAATGTCCAGCAGCACTATATCGATGTCGGGCTCCTGCCGAATTTTTTTCAGGGCCTCCAGCCCGTTGGTCGCGAAGCGAAACGCA contains:
- a CDS encoding response regulator — encoded protein: MTTTILVVDDEEDLQPLFLGKFRTKIQQNVYAFRFATNGLEALKKIRQEPDIDIVLLDINMPELDGLTVLAQLPALNPLLGTVIISAYDDMENIRVAMNRGAFDFICKPIDFSDLEVTIEKTVQHIRQMRETNQLKVVDALKTRFFDNITHELRTPLTLILSPVEQLIQRYREPFDLQEGLRSIERHGQLLLQLINQLLDLAKLESGHLTLVQSAANLGDFIGQVVRAFEPIAQQKQLRLSYECQLTSLFYFDPNKVERIIHNLLSNALKFTKEGSIHVRLASHKDRIQLTVLDTGIGIAPEKLTYVFNRFYQVESSTYVSTPGTGIGLSLVKELAELMGGSVSVYSVPYGMDQPSGTTFLVDLPLSPVLNHEVETTQPAPALPVESSFGSPVTHPSSEKDKPLILVVEDNQELCTFISVELAQSYRIITANDGIEGWEIARNELPDVILTDIMMPGLDGYELTRRLKINPETDHIAVLMLTAKVSQPSRIDGFQHGADDYITKPFHIDELKLRLHNLLDRQRKLREHYYNQLTHSENTVATEAQKDSFIHTLNKFIEARLDDRAFGVDELASEIGMSRRTLHRKLTTLVNMPATVFIRQYRLKRAVQLMRQGNNVSEAAYMVGYESPAYFSTVFKDFFEKTPSEYMTKQY